Below is a genomic region from bacterium.
GGAACAAATTCTCTTTTGCTGGAAAGATTTGGCTACGAATCTGATTGGGGCACCAAAAGATTAGAGACCACAGTAAATGCTATAACATATAATCAGATAAAAGGGAAAATCGGTTTTAAAATTGACATCCAAAAAGATAGAGTAAATCTTATAACTCCTAAAAACGAGATTGTCGCTTATTGGAATAAAGAAACACTTAAAAATTCTTTTGAAAGAAAGCTCCCAAAACTGTTATATGTAAAAGCAGAATCAAGAGGCAAAGGTGCCGATGAGGAGTTTTGGTTTAATGAAGCATGGTTATTAAGCGGTTTTGATTTTGATAACTTTGTTCAACTGCTAAAAGAAGGAACAATTCTTGTTGATATAAGAATTGGACAATATTCAGATGGTAGAACGCATGATCATGGTACAGGATTTAGAGTTTTTCCTGACAAATTAGATTTGTGTTTCAGCCATAGAGAGAGAATAGGATTTTAGAAAATATAAGTCTAACGATTCGCTGCATCTGACTGCGGGGGACTGTGCCGTAATTAGAGTTTTGTGGTATCTCAAGCTTTTATCTTGCTTACAAAGTTTGGTGGTAATCCACCCCGCAGCAGGTGAGCTCTGTCGTTAGAAACCAGGAAATCACATGAATATTCCGATATATCAAGTTGATGCCTTTACAAGTAAAGTCTTCTCAGGCAACCCGGCAGCTGTTTGTATTCTTGAAGAGTGGCTTGATGATAGCATGTTGCAAAGCATAGCGTCAGAAAATAACTTGTCAGAAACTG
It encodes:
- a CDS encoding MvaI/BcnI family restriction endonuclease gives rise to the protein MEETIIIRYSELVKKLKTIKEMGYIKTHRIGNTGIGKTLEDLLGIDENNVPGPNCAMIELKSARKNVKSMLTLFTKSPFPRGTNSLLLERFGYESDWGTKRLETTVNAITYNQIKGKIGFKIDIQKDRVNLITPKNEIVAYWNKETLKNSFERKLPKLLYVKAESRGKGADEEFWFNEAWLLSGFDFDNFVQLLKEGTILVDIRIGQYSDGRTHDHGTGFRVFPDKLDLCFSHRERIGF